Below is a genomic region from Sinorhizobium meliloti.
CGAAACTGGCGCCGGCTTCGGCGATCGCCGTCCACCAGCCGTAATGGCAGTAGCCCTTGTCGAAGACATAGGTTGCGCCCTTTTCGATGGTGATCGTGCGGCCGATCTGGGCGTCGTTGACGTTGGCGTCGGTGATGTCGAGGATGCCTGGACAATCGGCCTTGGGATCATAGACGACATGCAGCTTCATGCCGCGGATGCGGCCGTTCGACTTGGCCCAATCGTACAGCTTACCCAGCGGGATCGGGGTCGAATCGATCAGCCGCAGCATCTTGGTGCCCTCCCGGCGCGTCTGCCGGTCGAGCTGACCGGCCAGAAGCGCGAAGGTCTCGGCGAAGACGGCGACCGGGCGGCGGCGGTTGGCGTCCGACAGCGTCGAGCGCATCAGCCGGCCACTGCCGAGATGGTAATGATGCTGACTGTTGGCGTTGAAGCTCGCCTCCAACCCGCGCAGGCTGGTCGTGGCGCTCAACTGGGCATAGATCAGTGCCACCAGATGATCCCAGCTGGTAAAGCACTTGTCGTAGGCATCCCCGGCATGACGATCCACAATCGCCTGAAAGCTGCGGCGATCAATCGCTTTCAGCAGCTGGGCGAAAATGCTAGGGGTGAACCGCATGCTCCGTCTCCTTTTCTGAGTCTCGACAACCAGAAAATAGACGGAAAAACGCCGTCTGACGGGGCATGCGCCTGCGACATTTCGATTCACCCGGAACTTTCCCCGGACAGCCCTGCGCGAGCGGGGAGAGGGGATTGCCCTGGCGCTTGCCGCGAGTCTCCTTCGCCCCGCCTGCGGGGAGAAGGTGGCCGGCAGGCCGGATGAGGGGCCGGCAACTGCGAACCCTTCGTTCCGAACCTTAGAGCGGGATGACGAAACGTGTGTCCGGTTTTCCGCCCGCATCCCGCGTCAATCCAT
It encodes:
- a CDS encoding IS4-like element ISRm16 family transposase; this translates as MRFTPSIFAQLLKAIDRRSFQAIVDRHAGDAYDKCFTSWDHLVALIYAQLSATTSLRGLEASFNANSQHHYHLGSGRLMRSTLSDANRRRPVAVFAETFALLAGQLDRQTRREGTKMLRLIDSTPIPLGKLYDWAKSNGRIRGMKLHVVYDPKADCPGILDITDANVNDAQIGRTITIEKGATYVFDKGYCHYGWWTAIAEAGASFVTRPKTNMGLALVAERPVEQPQGDGFLVLEDSQVSLASKGDSKLPIGLRRVIVKRQDGDTITLLTNDLERSAVEIGQLYKDRWQIELLFRWIKQHLKIRKFLGNNDNAIRLQIFAAMIAYALLRIAARLARVPLPILRFTDLVTQCLFQRKSIAEIHKPPQVNPSRPKPRTIPNQMVFRYA